The genomic interval GTATTAGACGACTTTTTAAGTAGCATAAGAAATATTGTTGGGCGAATATCAGAAGAACGTAGCGTAAGTTATTTGAAGGTTGGGAGTGTTTGACGTATGCGTCTGATCCCTTGGTCCATCTTTAGCTTTGCATTGGCTTATAGATTTTAGTGATGATATAGAGATGAGCTCCACCGGGTCCCTTACAGGCTTCCACATTCCTCACCTTGCAACGGGAGAGACCCCCAGAATTCGTGTGGATAGAGCCTGTATCGAATCTCATCCAGCCGCAGAAATTTCGACCAGTAACAGTCTGGTGGCACCTGGTGAGCGGACGGACAAGAAAAATAATGGGTCCATCAGGACCCACATAAAACGGAAGGCTAAGTGCATGAAGAAGGACTCGTTGGAGGCTGACGGCGAATTGGTCTTGTTTCCCGGACGCGACGAGAGCTATCCGGAGGAGTTGAACAGGCTTATTGGACCACTGAACTGTCAGCTGTGTAAGGTGCAGATGACCTCGAGAAAGTGCGCCCGGGATCACTACGAATCGAAGGCCCACGACCGACACATCAGCGCCTGGCTGGTCAAGAACTACACGGAGGTGGGTCTGAAGGCACCTCCAGTGAAGCGGCTGGCCAAGCAAGGACCAACCGGCCCAAATGCCTTTCACTGCGACCTGTGCGACCTGGACCTCACCTCCTCGATGCACGCCCGCCAGCACTTCTTGGGTCGAAAGCACATGCGTGTGGAGCAGGGCACCGCGAAGCCCTCCGGAGCCAGGAACTGCGATACGTCGGATGGTCGTCACGGCATAGGAAGTCTGTTCCCCAAGACGGAGGGCTTAACCAAAGATTCCCCTACGGACGTATTACTATCAGAGAACAGCGTGATCAAGCGCACCTGCAACCTGTGCAAAATAATGGTCACCTCTGCTGCACAAATGCAGGCCCACTTGGCTGGAGCCAGGCACCAAAAGAACTTTAGGACCTCTGGGCAGGATCAGGATCAGTCGGAAGATGTTCGTCTTCCGGAGGCGCCTACCTCTGAAACGAAGAAATTGGATGCCGCGGAACTGGCCTTGTATCGCACTCCAATGGGTCAGTACTACTGCCAGACCTGCGACATGATGATGAACCATGAGACCATCTTGCAACAGCACTTTATTGGCAAGAAGCACTTGAAAAGGGTTAAAAATCTTTCCCAAACTGAGAAGACCGTGTAAAGAATTTATTTGATATTCGCTAAGCCTAAGCCACGAGTTCCCGTTAGTAGTGCCGTTGATTTACCAGCTTGAAGCTAGTATCTtcctaataataataaaaataataataatattgacaTTCGAGTGTGGGAAACAGCTATATTGTTTAAGAAaggcattctaaaataaacttttttataCCCATTACTCATAGAGGGGTATATTAAACTCGTTAAAAGGAATacaaatttctatcgatatgccaagagaattttgaaatttctcTATCGAACTTCCACTATCTGACTTACTGGTATCCGATTCTGATATTCttgtttaaaaaaattgtCTAAATTTTGGGATTAAAAAGTGGTTTACCGATGATAAGCTTTCATGAGCCCCACTTAATATGATCACaaggttttattttttttatgaacATTCtctgcatttatttttaaaattattcgcCGTTGTGATTTCGTAGATAAAtcggttttggttttataACTGTCAAGCCAGAGACATATTGAGTTCTAAATAGTTCAAATCAAATTCGAATACGAGTCGACAATTAtttagaaaaagaaaaaaatttcgTAATTTCACACCATGGCCGAGGAGATGGAGGTTGAGGAGACGGAGGACTTCCACGACATGGACTTCAATGACGAAGAGCCATCCTGTAGTGGAGGAGCTGGCCAAGCCAGGACGGAGCGCTTTGTGGTGAAGAAGTGGGTTGCGCACGCCATGTGGGGATGGGACGTAGCAGTGGACAACTGTGCCATCTGCCGTAACCACATCATGAACCTGTGCATCGAGTGCCAGGCGGACCCGAATGCAAACCAAGACGAGTGCACTGTGGCTTGGGGCGAGTGCAACCACGCTTTCCATTACCACTGCATCGCGCGCTGGTTGAAAACGCGCCTGGTCTGTCCGCTGGACAACAAGGAGTGGGTCTACCAGAAGTACGGCCGCTAGCGAGGACTATGGATCGGGCAGGATATGGTGATAACTGTTTGCTGGCATGTAAttattgtaattaaattagagCGGACTTAGGTTCCAAAAGAAGGTTTACGCTTCCTGGTCGGGCAGGAGTTGCTGGGCCGTGGGCCTAACGCCAGTTATATGTTCG from Drosophila mauritiana strain mau12 chromosome 3L, ASM438214v1, whole genome shotgun sequence carries:
- the LOC117140122 gene encoding zinc finger protein 346, whose product is MSSTGSLTGFHIPHLATGETPRIRVDRACIESHPAAEISTSNSLVAPGERTDKKNNGSIRTHIKRKAKCMKKDSLEADGELVLFPGRDESYPEELNRLIGPLNCQLCKVQMTSRKCARDHYESKAHDRHISAWLVKNYTEVGLKAPPVKRLAKQGPTGPNAFHCDLCDLDLTSSMHARQHFLGRKHMRVEQGTAKPSGARNCDTSDGRHGIGSLFPKTEGLTKDSPTDVLLSENSVIKRTCNLCKIMVTSAAQMQAHLAGARHQKNFRTSGQDQDQSEDVRLPEAPTSETKKLDAAELALYRTPMGQYYCQTCDMMMNHETILQQHFIGKKHLKRVKNLSQTEKTV
- the LOC117140123 gene encoding RING-box protein 1B — protein: MAEEMEVEETEDFHDMDFNDEEPSCSGGAGQARTERFVVKKWVAHAMWGWDVAVDNCAICRNHIMNLCIECQADPNANQDECTVAWGECNHAFHYHCIARWLKTRLVCPLDNKEWVYQKYGR